One genomic segment of uncultured Desulfobacter sp. includes these proteins:
- the era gene encoding GTPase Era — protein MSKISRSGFVGIIGAPNAGKSTLLNQVLGQKISITSKKPQTTRDRILGVVNRPHSQIVFLDTPGIHKSTTLLNQRIVDQAVQAMGDVDLILFMVDAASRNYVSEKIIVKRFETVRKPVILALNKIDLAKKAAVYEQVEMFRHMYAFETIVPVSARKNIQVDLLLDEVESRLPQGPPLYPEETFTDVSEKYMVSEIIREKVFRLTGMEIPYSSAVTVDAFEVEKKLIVIHASIHLVRDSQKGIVIGKNGSMLKRIGSNARKDIEQMLGSKVLLKLFVKVTRDWVSNKRHLSEFGY, from the coding sequence ATGTCTAAGATCTCCCGTTCGGGATTTGTGGGTATTATCGGCGCGCCCAATGCCGGGAAATCCACCCTGCTCAATCAGGTTCTGGGTCAGAAAATATCAATTACATCCAAAAAACCCCAGACTACCCGGGACCGGATTCTTGGCGTTGTGAATCGTCCCCATTCCCAGATCGTGTTTTTGGATACGCCGGGAATCCACAAAAGCACAACTTTGCTTAATCAGCGAATCGTGGACCAGGCGGTCCAGGCCATGGGTGATGTGGATTTGATTCTTTTTATGGTGGATGCGGCATCCCGGAACTATGTGTCGGAAAAAATAATCGTAAAGCGGTTTGAAACCGTTCGCAAGCCTGTGATTCTGGCGCTGAACAAAATTGATCTGGCCAAAAAAGCTGCTGTGTATGAGCAGGTGGAGATGTTCAGGCATATGTACGCGTTTGAAACTATTGTTCCTGTCTCTGCCAGAAAAAATATCCAGGTTGATCTGCTTCTTGATGAAGTGGAATCCCGGCTGCCCCAGGGACCGCCCCTCTATCCCGAGGAGACCTTCACCGATGTTTCCGAAAAATATATGGTCAGCGAAATTATCCGGGAAAAGGTCTTCAGGCTCACCGGCATGGAGATCCCCTATTCATCCGCTGTTACTGTGGATGCCTTTGAAGTTGAAAAAAAGCTGATCGTCATCCATGCCAGCATTCATCTGGTGCGTGATTCCCAAAAGGGCATTGTCATTGGGAAAAACGGGAGCATGCTCAAGCGTATCGGATCAAACGCCCGGAAAGATATTGAACAGATGCTGGGCAGCAAGGTGCTGCTTAAGCTGTTTGTTAAGGTGACCCGGGACTGGGTGTCCAATAAACGACACCTCAGTGAGTTTGGATATTAA
- the yihA gene encoding ribosome biogenesis GTP-binding protein YihA/YsxC, with the protein MKIRAVEFIKSAVKPAHYPEYNFPEIAFAGRSNVGKSSLINTLINRKDMVKTSSRPGCTQLINFFLVNGDLSQEELSLVDLPGYGYAKVSKKIRAQWQPMVETYVGTRKNLLGLILLMDIRRDPGKEELDMVRWLETKQMPCLLVLTKADKLSKTKQLKQLDAACTAFNRDRDGIVLFSAKTRQGRQTIWDEIHNLIDWYQEEE; encoded by the coding sequence ATGAAAATTCGTGCCGTTGAATTCATAAAAAGTGCGGTAAAACCCGCTCACTATCCGGAATACAATTTCCCGGAAATCGCGTTTGCGGGCAGATCCAATGTGGGAAAGTCTTCTTTGATCAACACCTTGATTAACCGCAAGGATATGGTCAAAACAAGTTCCCGGCCCGGATGCACCCAGCTGATTAATTTTTTTTTGGTTAATGGCGATCTGTCCCAGGAGGAGTTGTCCCTGGTGGATCTTCCCGGATATGGATATGCCAAGGTGTCAAAAAAAATCAGGGCACAATGGCAGCCCATGGTGGAAACCTATGTGGGGACGCGCAAAAATCTGTTGGGGTTGATTCTGCTCATGGATATCCGCAGGGACCCCGGCAAAGAGGAACTGGATATGGTTCGTTGGCTTGAAACAAAGCAGATGCCATGTCTTCTGGTGTTGACAAAGGCGGATAAATTGTCAAAAACCAAACAGTTAAAGCAGTTGGATGCAGCCTGTACAGCGTTTAACCGGGACCGGGACGGGATTGTTCTTTTCTCGGCTAAAACCCGCCAGGGTCGCCAGACCATATGGGATGAAATCCATAACCTCATTGACTGGTATCAGGAGGAGGAATAG
- a CDS encoding pyridoxal phosphate-dependent aminotransferase: MRIEQGDLKMSVAKRCEQMKPFIAMDVMEKIHKMEARGIDVIHMEIGEPDFNVPECVNRVCVEALEQNETCYTNSLGDLRLRRAISDYHKRIYGTIVDPGQVLVTSGTSPAMLLMFSVLLNPGDEVIVSDPHYACYANFIRYVQGEPVFVKVHEENGFIYTPEAIREKITPKTKAIFINSPSNPTGTVIPKVRMKEIVDVAKEHDLYIVSDEIYHGLTYEGKDHSILEFTDQAFVLNGFSKLFAMTGLRLGYLIAPQKFVRALQVLQQNFFICANSVTQLAGAVALTSADKETQAMRDTYNERRKFMISRLKEMGLSMMVEPTGAFYVFVNFKHISTDSYALAFDILEKAHIGVTPGIDFGANGEGYLRFSYANSLDNLKIGMDRLEDYLKRYA, encoded by the coding sequence ATGCGCATTGAACAAGGTGATCTGAAAATGAGTGTGGCCAAACGTTGTGAACAGATGAAACCGTTCATTGCCATGGACGTGATGGAAAAAATCCATAAGATGGAAGCCCGGGGTATTGATGTGATTCACATGGAGATCGGGGAGCCGGACTTTAATGTGCCTGAATGCGTCAACCGGGTCTGTGTTGAGGCCTTAGAGCAGAACGAAACCTGTTATACCAACAGTTTAGGAGACCTTCGCCTGCGCCGGGCCATCAGTGATTATCACAAACGCATCTACGGCACAATTGTGGATCCCGGCCAGGTCCTCGTGACCTCCGGAACATCGCCTGCCATGCTTCTGATGTTCAGTGTACTGCTGAACCCCGGTGATGAGGTCATCGTTTCAGATCCTCATTATGCATGCTATGCCAATTTCATCCGGTATGTCCAGGGGGAACCTGTTTTTGTCAAGGTGCATGAAGAAAATGGTTTTATATATACGCCCGAAGCCATCAGAGAAAAAATTACACCTAAAACCAAGGCTATTTTTATCAATTCCCCGTCAAATCCCACGGGAACCGTCATCCCCAAGGTCCGGATGAAAGAAATTGTTGATGTAGCCAAAGAACATGATCTGTATATTGTTTCCGATGAAATTTACCATGGTCTGACTTATGAAGGGAAAGACCACTCCATTTTGGAATTTACCGATCAGGCATTTGTCCTCAACGGTTTTTCAAAACTGTTTGCCATGACAGGGCTTCGTCTAGGCTACCTGATTGCCCCCCAAAAATTTGTCCGGGCCCTTCAAGTGCTGCAGCAAAATTTCTTTATCTGTGCCAATTCGGTTACCCAGTTGGCAGGCGCTGTTGCACTGACCAGTGCTGATAAGGAAACCCAAGCCATGCGCGATACATATAATGAGCGCAGGAAATTCATGATCAGCCGCCTTAAAGAGATGGGGCTTTCAATGATGGTGGAGCCCACTGGTGCTTTCTATGTTTTTGTGAATTTTAAACATATTTCCACCGATTCCTATGCCCTGGCATTTGATATCCTGGAAAAGGCACACATCGGGGTTACCCCGGGCATTGATTTTGGCGCCAATGGTGAAGGATATCTGCGGTTCTCCTATGCCAATTCCCTGGACAATCTTAAAATCGGAATGGACCGCCTGGAAGATTATTTGAAAAGGTATGCATGA
- the hisG gene encoding ATP phosphoribosyltransferase — protein MDKKLKLGIPKGSLQNATVNLFRRSGWKINVEGRSYFPDIDDDTIECALCRAQEMSINVESGVIDAGLTGLDWIAEHESDVHVVADLVYSKVSARPARWVVAVAGDSEMNTLEDLEGKTISTELVKFTKRFFESRNINVNVKFSWGATEAKIVSGLADAIVEITETESTIRAHNLKVIHEVMKTNTQLIANKTAWQDSVKREKIEQIAMLLQAALVAEKLVMLKMNVPESKLPGVVDILPSLNAPTVASLYQSDWFSVETVVENSVVRDLVPQLLKAGAEGIIECALNKVI, from the coding sequence ATGGATAAGAAGTTAAAGCTGGGCATTCCCAAAGGAAGCCTGCAGAATGCGACCGTCAACCTGTTCAGACGTTCGGGATGGAAAATAAACGTGGAAGGCAGAAGCTATTTCCCGGACATAGATGATGACACCATTGAATGCGCCCTGTGCCGGGCCCAGGAAATGTCCATTAATGTGGAATCCGGCGTTATTGATGCAGGTTTGACCGGTCTTGACTGGATAGCGGAGCATGAATCTGATGTTCATGTGGTGGCGGATCTTGTTTATTCAAAGGTTTCCGCACGTCCGGCCCGGTGGGTGGTTGCCGTGGCCGGTGATTCCGAGATGAATACCCTTGAGGACCTGGAAGGCAAAACCATTTCCACGGAACTTGTGAAATTTACAAAACGCTTTTTTGAATCTCGTAACATTAATGTGAATGTAAAGTTTTCATGGGGCGCCACGGAAGCCAAAATCGTATCCGGCCTGGCTGATGCCATTGTGGAGATCACGGAGACCGAAAGCACGATCCGGGCGCATAATTTAAAAGTCATCCACGAGGTCATGAAAACCAATACCCAGCTCATTGCAAATAAAACAGCCTGGCAGGATTCGGTGAAGCGGGAAAAAATTGAGCAGATTGCCATGTTGCTTCAGGCTGCCCTTGTGGCTGAAAAGCTTGTGATGCTTAAAATGAATGTGCCTGAATCCAAATTGCCTGGTGTGGTTGACATTCTGCCAAGCCTGAACGCTCCCACCGTAGCCTCCCTTTACCAGTCCGACTGGTTCTCCGTAGAGACTGTGGTTGAAAACAGTGTGGTCAGAGATCTGGTGCCCCAATTGCTGAAAGCAGGGGCCGAAGGTATCATTGAATGCGCATTGAACAAGGTGATCTGA
- the hisI gene encoding phosphoribosyl-AMP cyclohydrolase — protein MPELDFDKTGGLIPAIAQDADTGEVLMLAYMNQESFEETLACGNAVYYSRSRKKLWKKGETSGHVQKVREIRVDCDNDTVLLKVTQVGGAACHKGYKSCFHKVVENGEFKIVEQRVFDPEKVYK, from the coding sequence ATGCCGGAACTTGATTTTGACAAAACCGGCGGGCTGATCCCCGCCATTGCCCAGGATGCGGATACAGGTGAGGTGCTGATGCTGGCCTATATGAACCAAGAGTCCTTTGAAGAAACACTTGCCTGCGGTAATGCCGTGTATTACAGCCGGTCCAGAAAAAAGTTATGGAAAAAGGGAGAAACCTCGGGACACGTTCAAAAAGTCAGGGAGATCCGGGTGGACTGTGACAATGACACCGTGCTTCTCAAGGTGACCCAGGTGGGCGGTGCAGCCTGTCACAAAGGGTATAAAAGCTGTTTTCACAAAGTTGTTGAAAACGGTGAATTCAAAATAGTTGAACAGCGGGTTTTTGACCCGGAAAAGGTATACAAATAA
- a CDS encoding transposase has translation MSLAQNASKNIVDRLTWHTANRDQTGIAKDLAEGKDIPEVYGLGEAGLFDEFFYFLDHFEFTNLLMELEPKSKQRNSPVPFMRIIFIYMMRIVAGLHFFWHTDSVILRSQALMRLVGFNGREIKEGTCNRGKKKSSCDEKAPIPIRGPVSCDFIKNTMASIVAPTLEKMFNRGISILAAHKFFPKKIHALLDASEIESTEKCNGCGKVTKEKPPELKLRKKRIRKVLETVFGFKIWVVWDPNSRLPLAMRFATIEVHDITFAQEVVQQAIDNLGEHAKITSLAIDRGFTDGIFLWWLNSKTITFFIPAKSSLNVYDDALSLIGTGHSEIKDEIRTVGAGKNKTTVTDHWDVEGLEGLTSAEFYGPQGSGSHQNSKGFVANPINAVVVKDDPFKANNPGSKTLIILTNGPVDKPLVVYDAYDARSEIENALFREAKQAWFIERPPINTKSGFIVHVYLTIFVMALTTAFRDWIDQQDKLEKKGQDTGIRKFRQKVKEENGNKLIIFDKDRYAIFDAYEVFILCGRNVLRPTGTPETITPQDILTKYGVQLE, from the coding sequence ATGAGTTTAGCCCAAAATGCATCAAAAAATATAGTAGACCGCTTGACCTGGCATACAGCAAACAGGGACCAAACAGGCATCGCCAAAGATCTTGCCGAAGGTAAAGATATCCCTGAAGTATATGGCCTTGGGGAAGCTGGATTATTCGATGAGTTTTTTTACTTTCTTGATCATTTCGAATTTACCAACCTGCTCATGGAACTTGAACCAAAATCAAAACAAAGAAACAGTCCGGTCCCATTCATGCGTATCATTTTTATTTATATGATGCGTATTGTGGCTGGCCTTCATTTTTTTTGGCACACAGACTCTGTTATTCTTCGAAGTCAGGCCTTAATGCGTCTTGTCGGCTTTAACGGCAGGGAGATAAAAGAAGGGACTTGCAATAGGGGTAAGAAAAAATCCTCTTGCGATGAAAAAGCGCCCATTCCAATCCGAGGACCGGTATCTTGTGATTTCATAAAAAATACAATGGCATCAATTGTTGCACCAACCCTGGAAAAAATGTTTAACAGGGGAATATCGATTTTAGCGGCACATAAGTTTTTTCCAAAAAAAATTCATGCTCTGCTTGATGCTTCCGAGATTGAATCAACAGAAAAATGTAACGGCTGTGGCAAAGTAACCAAAGAAAAACCGCCCGAACTCAAACTTCGTAAAAAGCGCATTCGAAAAGTTCTGGAAACTGTTTTTGGATTTAAAATATGGGTGGTTTGGGATCCAAACAGCCGCCTTCCTTTAGCCATGCGTTTTGCTACAATTGAGGTTCATGACATAACTTTTGCTCAGGAAGTGGTTCAGCAGGCAATTGACAATCTGGGGGAACATGCCAAAATCACTTCCCTTGCCATTGACCGTGGGTTCACGGACGGCATTTTTTTATGGTGGCTCAACAGTAAAACCATCACCTTTTTTATTCCTGCTAAATCCAGTTTGAATGTTTATGACGATGCCCTGTCTTTAATTGGTACAGGCCATTCGGAAATTAAAGACGAAATACGCACTGTGGGTGCCGGTAAAAACAAGACAACGGTTACAGATCATTGGGATGTTGAAGGTCTGGAAGGGTTAACGTCAGCAGAATTCTACGGACCACAGGGCAGCGGCAGCCATCAAAACTCCAAAGGCTTTGTCGCCAATCCCATCAATGCTGTTGTGGTTAAGGATGATCCTTTTAAGGCTAATAATCCCGGTTCCAAAACCCTGATTATTCTTACAAATGGACCTGTTGACAAGCCCTTGGTGGTTTATGACGCATACGACGCCCGCAGTGAAATTGAAAACGCCTTATTTAGAGAGGCCAAGCAGGCCTGGTTCATAGAAAGGCCACCTATAAATACGAAATCCGGTTTTATCGTTCATGTGTATCTCACCATTTTTGTCATGGCACTGACAACGGCTTTCAGGGATTGGATAGACCAACAGGATAAATTGGAGAAAAAAGGTCAAGACACCGGAATCAGGAAGTTCAGACAAAAAGTTAAAGAAGAAAATGGAAACAAGCTGATTATATTTGATAAGGATCGGTATGCAATATTTGATGCGTATGAAGTTTTCATTCTATGTGGCAGGAATGTACTCCGGCCAACCGGCACACCAGAAACGATCACCCCTCAAGACATATTAACAAAATATGGTGTACAACTGGAATAA
- a CDS encoding ATP-binding cassette domain-containing protein, which translates to MGNVNKKKAANTDLLNLGLDTLMEKYPYLKDFFSALGIDPCAGQKTLAMLIDGLTLDHLSQFGLDQKSLSAQALEFIAKMEQCRHKIHGSMDHLVIDAGFDKNGCPEAMGITLFPGEVVSVVGPTGSGKSQLLSDIECLAQGDTPSGRKVLPDGRALDAASRFSGEFRLVAQLSQNMNFVMDLTVEAFLQMHAESRLINNIPEKIKQIYQSAVMLAGEPFSLETAITSLSGGQSRALMIADVAYLSASPVVLIDEIENAGIDRVKAVSLLLSKEKIVLIATHDPLLALSCDRRIVIKNGGIADVVKTLTAEKKSAACLADLDKKLGLLRERVRTGKYLIFDQNFFFDHS; encoded by the coding sequence ATGGGGAACGTGAATAAAAAAAAAGCCGCGAACACAGACCTTTTGAATCTTGGGCTTGATACGCTGATGGAAAAGTATCCATATTTGAAGGATTTTTTCAGCGCCCTTGGGATCGATCCTTGTGCGGGGCAAAAGACGCTGGCTATGCTCATTGACGGCCTGACCCTGGACCATTTGTCCCAATTCGGTCTGGACCAAAAATCCCTGTCCGCCCAGGCTCTTGAATTTATTGCAAAGATGGAGCAGTGCCGGCACAAGATTCATGGCAGTATGGATCACCTGGTCATTGACGCCGGATTCGATAAAAACGGTTGCCCGGAAGCCATGGGAATAACCCTTTTTCCCGGTGAGGTGGTCAGTGTGGTGGGGCCCACCGGTTCCGGAAAAAGCCAGCTTCTTTCGGATATTGAATGCCTGGCCCAGGGGGATACCCCTTCGGGTCGAAAAGTGTTGCCGGACGGCAGAGCGCTGGATGCAGCGTCTCGTTTTTCTGGCGAATTCAGACTGGTGGCCCAGCTTTCCCAGAACATGAATTTTGTCATGGATTTGACCGTTGAGGCATTCTTGCAGATGCATGCCGAAAGCCGCCTGATTAACAATATTCCCGAAAAAATCAAGCAGATTTACCAGTCCGCTGTCATGCTTGCGGGTGAACCTTTTTCCTTGGAAACGGCCATTACGTCCCTTTCCGGCGGTCAGTCCCGGGCCCTGATGATCGCCGATGTGGCCTATCTGAGTGCGTCCCCCGTGGTGTTGATTGATGAAATTGAAAATGCAGGCATAGATCGTGTCAAAGCGGTTTCCTTGCTGCTCAGCAAAGAAAAAATTGTTCTGATTGCCACCCATGATCCATTGCTTGCCCTGTCCTGCGACCGGCGTATTGTGATAAAAAACGGCGGTATTGCCGATGTGGTCAAAACTTTAACGGCGGAGAAAAAAAGTGCTGCCTGTCTGGCTGATCTGGACAAAAAACTGGGCCTTTTACGGGAACGGGTTCGAACGGGGAAATACCTAATTTTTGACCAAAACTTTTTCTTTGACCATTCTTGA
- a CDS encoding GTP-binding protein — protein sequence MNQVLKKSDPSIRLVTVAGPPSSGKTSLILHTAAVLLEQGLRIGIVKFDCLTGDDHKRYECAGLPVKKGLAGGLCPDHFFIANIEACVQWGIGQGFHLLISESAGLCNRCSPHIKGVLAVCVIDHLSGVHTPRKIGPMLKNADFVVLTKGDIVSQAEREVFAFRVRQANAKAAVLPVNGLTGQGALLAAGHFKTAPAVASLNGMRLRFTMPAALCSYCLGETKIGPDSQIGNVKTMDFT from the coding sequence ATGAACCAGGTATTGAAAAAATCAGATCCGTCCATCAGGCTGGTGACGGTGGCAGGACCGCCGTCAAGCGGAAAAACTTCGTTGATCCTGCATACGGCTGCAGTGCTTTTGGAACAAGGGCTTCGTATTGGTATCGTCAAGTTTGACTGCCTCACCGGAGACGATCATAAAAGATATGAGTGTGCGGGCTTGCCTGTGAAAAAAGGACTTGCCGGGGGGCTGTGCCCGGATCATTTTTTTATTGCCAATATTGAAGCCTGCGTGCAATGGGGTATAGGCCAAGGGTTTCACCTGCTGATCAGTGAAAGTGCAGGGCTTTGCAACCGGTGTTCTCCTCATATTAAAGGGGTTCTGGCCGTATGTGTCATTGATCACTTAAGCGGTGTGCATACACCCAGGAAAATCGGCCCCATGTTGAAGAACGCCGATTTTGTGGTGCTTACCAAAGGAGATATTGTATCCCAGGCTGAACGGGAAGTCTTTGCCTTTCGTGTCCGCCAGGCCAATGCAAAGGCCGCGGTACTGCCGGTCAATGGGTTGACGGGCCAAGGCGCTCTTTTGGCTGCCGGTCATTTCAAAACAGCGCCTGCCGTTGCGTCATTAAACGGCATGCGCCTTCGTTTTACCATGCCGGCAGCCTTGTGTTCATATTGTCTGGGTGAAACCAAAATCGGTCCTGACAGTCAGATCGGCAATGTCAAAACAATGGATTTTACGTGA
- a CDS encoding ABC transporter substrate-binding protein has product MPANIHADLKIYEIIQRFPQTRSVFAANGLGALVSDDAMRVLAPFLTLGTALKSRFINIEAFIEMLEGAVARDPVIDTPGLASMAAQKDLSFLALMPCGLKMPFSRAFSQFLNELQTKEGISIQSAVEGNVNQELSYYSYVDTIESRDEFPDIIVSADFNVFLGRRFYDRFVAPGYFAGYGALPAGPNFSDAQILDPKNEYTILCVNPLVVVANLDQLGKRNLPRTWDDMLAPEWEKSLIIRGGDGFYCHAVLLPTFKAHGNKGLEALANNVLEGLHPAQMVNRIDSNGPGALYVMPAFFADRIRHQERIKVIWPDDGALASPVILQVKPEKKEELKPVLDYLVGSPLAQILAGAGFPVPHADVAADVQTKPLKWLGWDFLRQNDLPTLNVEIDKIFMPLVP; this is encoded by the coding sequence ATGCCGGCAAACATTCATGCAGATTTGAAAATATATGAAATCATCCAGCGTTTTCCCCAGACCCGGTCGGTTTTTGCGGCAAACGGTCTGGGCGCCTTGGTCAGTGACGATGCCATGCGGGTGCTGGCACCCTTTTTAACCTTGGGCACAGCGTTAAAAAGTCGATTTATCAACATTGAGGCATTCATCGAGATGCTTGAGGGTGCCGTCGCCCGGGACCCTGTAATTGACACCCCCGGGCTGGCCTCAATGGCGGCTCAGAAAGACTTGAGTTTTCTGGCGCTTATGCCCTGTGGATTGAAAATGCCGTTTAGCCGGGCTTTTTCCCAATTTTTAAACGAACTTCAAACCAAAGAGGGGATTAGCATTCAATCGGCGGTTGAAGGGAATGTAAACCAGGAATTATCTTATTATTCCTATGTTGACACCATTGAATCCCGGGATGAATTCCCCGATATTATCGTATCTGCTGATTTTAATGTTTTTTTAGGCCGGCGGTTTTATGATCGTTTTGTTGCTCCGGGGTATTTCGCAGGTTATGGTGCATTGCCTGCCGGCCCGAATTTTTCAGATGCGCAAATTTTAGATCCCAAAAACGAATATACCATTTTGTGCGTAAATCCTCTGGTCGTGGTTGCCAACCTTGATCAGTTGGGAAAAAGAAACCTGCCACGCACCTGGGACGATATGCTGGCACCGGAGTGGGAAAAAAGTCTGATCATCAGGGGGGGGGACGGGTTTTATTGCCACGCGGTCCTGCTGCCCACGTTCAAGGCCCATGGCAACAAAGGGTTGGAGGCTTTGGCAAACAATGTGCTTGAAGGGCTTCATCCGGCACAGATGGTTAACCGGATAGACAGTAACGGCCCGGGCGCACTGTATGTCATGCCGGCTTTTTTTGCGGACCGCATCCGGCACCAGGAGCGGATTAAAGTGATATGGCCGGATGACGGGGCTCTTGCAAGCCCGGTCATTCTGCAGGTCAAGCCTGAAAAGAAAGAAGAACTTAAACCGGTTCTTGATTATCTTGTGGGCAGTCCACTTGCACAGATCCTCGCGGGAGCCGGATTTCCCGTGCCCCATGCGGATGTGGCCGCAGATGTCCAGACAAAACCGCTAAAATGGCTGGGGTGGGATTTTTTAAGGCAGAACGATTTACCCACCTTAAATGTTGAGATTGATAAAATTTTCATGCCTCTGGTACCTTGA